A window from Pseudoliparis swirei isolate HS2019 ecotype Mariana Trench chromosome 17, NWPU_hadal_v1, whole genome shotgun sequence encodes these proteins:
- the LOC130207202 gene encoding zinc finger protein 699-like, translated as MSTPLLLRAFVNERLTAAVEEIFQVFERTITQYEEDASSSKQEIERLGGLLQEFVSNHKTDISESSTCKEEISPEQLHCEQELSPNVHLRGPDTPRHIKEEAHELWAIQRPEEEFKDADVSCLPHSSAWVKNEHDVTRLPLHPQTQTSESEEQLQDEIETVHFVLPLSSQTPIHNEMVQDGRGSKRTAASFMSNQTQNDQSLSAIITSRESPHLPQLSLVAPDYRCHLCDKSFSSNHHLTNHAFRIHSKDADVLCAVCGRTLESTESLKVHLNSHRGSKCCHVCGKQCKSNTALSEHMAGHSGVKLHHCHVCGKACSRKGDLKIHMRIHTGEKPFCCSFCDKRFTHSGHLRKHLRSHTGERPHRCGVCGRGFLQSTHLKYHLRTHAR; from the exons ATGTCCACCCCGCTGCTTCTCAGGGCTTTTGTAAACGAGCGACTGACAGCTGCTGTCGAGGAGATATTTCAGGTTTTTGAACGAACCATAACACAATATGAAGAAGACGCGTCCAGCTCTAAACAGGAGATTGAGCGGCTCGGAGGTTTGCTGCAGGAGTTTGTGTCAAATCACAAAACAG ACATTTCTGAGTCATCCACCTGTAAAGAGGAGATTTCCCCCGAGCAGCTCCACTGTGAGCAGGAGCTGAGCCCCAACGTCCATCTGAGGGGCCCAGACACACCTCGACACATCAAAGAGGAAGCTCATGAACTCTGGGCCATTCAGCGGCCAGAAGAAGAGTTTAAGGACGCTGATGTCTCATGCCTACCTCATTCATCGGCTTGGGTGAAAAATGAGCACGACGTCACACGTCTGCCTTTGCATCCTCAGACTCAAACCAGTGAGAGTGAGGAGCAACTTCAGGATGAAATCGAAACTGTGCATTTTGTGCTACCTCTCTCTTCACAAACCCCGATCCATAATGAAATGGTCCAAGATGGCAGGGGAAGCAAAAGAACCGCTGCAAGTTTTATGTCCAACCAAACACAGAACGATCAAAGTCTGAGCGCCATCATCACATCCAGAGAATCCCCTCATTTACCTCAGTTGAGTTTAGTTGCGCCTGACTATCGTTGCCATTTGTGCGATAAATCCTTTTCCTCCAATCATCACCTGACAAACCATGCCTTTCGCATCCATTCAAAGGACGCCGATGTCCTCTGCGCTGTGTGTGGTCGAACCCTGGAGTCCACCGAAAGCCTTAAGGTGCACCTAAATTCCCACAGGGGCTCAAAATGTTGTCACGTGTGTGGCAAACAGTGCAAAAGTAACACGGCTCTGAGCGAACACATGGCCGGCCACTCCGGGGTGAAACTGCATCACTGTCACGTGTGTGGGAAGGCGTGCAGCCGGAAAGGAGATCTGAAGATACACATGAGGATTCACACGGGCGAAAAGCCCTTCTGTTGCTCTTTCTGTGATAAACGTTTCACCCACAGTGGACATCTGAGGAAGCACTTGAGAAGCCACACCGGCGAGAGGCCGCACCGCTGTGGCGTCTGCGGCAGAGGCTTTCTCCAGAGCACACACCTGAAGTACCACTTACGGACTCACGCTCGGTAA